A part of Rhinolophus ferrumequinum isolate MPI-CBG mRhiFer1 chromosome 11, mRhiFer1_v1.p, whole genome shotgun sequence genomic DNA contains:
- the LOC117031250 gene encoding RNA-binding protein 4 isoform X2, whose product MVKLFIGNLPREATEQEIRSLFEQYGKVLECDIIKNYGFVHIEDKTAAEDAIRNLHHYKLHGVNINVEASKNKSKTSTKLHVGNISPTCTNKELRAKFEEYGPVIECDIVKDYAFVHMERAEDAVEAIRGLDNTEFQGGMCVG is encoded by the coding sequence ATGGTGAAGCTGTTCATCGGAAACCTGCCCCGGGAGGCCACGGAGCAGGAGATCCGTTCACTCTTTGAGCAGTATGGGAAGGTGCTGGAATGTGATATCATTAAGAACTACGGCTTTGTGCATATAGAGGACAAGACGGCGGCCGAGGATGCCATCCGCAACCTGCACCATTACAAGCTGCACGGGGTGAACATCAACGTGGAAGCCAGCAAGAATAAGAGCAAAACCTCCACCAAGTTGCATGTGGGCAACATCAGCCCCACCTGTACCAACAAAGAGCTTCGGGCCAAGTTTGAGGAGTATGGTCCAGTCATCGAATGTGACATCGTGAAAGATTATGCCTTCGTACACATGGAGCGGGCAGAGGATGCGGTAGAGGCCATCAGGGGCCTTGACAACACAGAGTTTCAAG
- the RBM14 gene encoding RNA-binding protein 14 isoform X2: MKIFVGNVDGADTTPEELAALFAPYGTVMSCAVMKQFAFVHMRENAGALRAIEALHGHELRPGRALVVEMSRPRPLNTWKIFVGNVSAACTSQELRSLFERRGRVIECDVVKGNWHSW, from the exons ATGAAGATATTCGTGGGAAATGTCGATGGGGCGGATACGACGCCGGAGGAGCTGGCAGCCCTCTTCGCGCCCTACGGCACAGTCATGAGCTGCGCCGTCATGAAACAGTTTGCCTTCGTGCACATGCGCGAGAACGCGGGCGCGCTGCGCGCCATTGAGGCCCTCCATGGCCACGAGCTGCGGCCGGGGCGCGCGCTCGTGGTGGAGATGTCGCGCCCACGGCCTCTTAACACTTGGAAGATTTTCGTGGGCAATGTGTCGGCTGCATGCACGAGCCAGGAATTGCGCAGCCTCTTCGAGCGCCGCGGGCGCGTCATCGAGTGTGACGTGGTGAAAG GTAATTGGCATTCGTGGTAA
- the RBM14 gene encoding RNA-binding protein 14 isoform X1, protein MKIFVGNVDGADTTPEELAALFAPYGTVMSCAVMKQFAFVHMRENAGALRAIEALHGHELRPGRALVVEMSRPRPLNTWKIFVGNVSAACTSQELRSLFERRGRVIECDVVKDYAFVHMEKEADAKAAIAQLNGKEVKGKRINVELSTKGQKKGPGLAIQSGDKTKKPGAGDTAFPGTGGFSATFDYQQAFGNSTGGFDGQARQPTPPFFGRDRSPLRRSPPRASYVAPLTAQPATYRAQPSVSLGAAYRAQPSASLGVGYRTQPMAAQAASYRAQPSVSLGAPYRGQLASPSSQSAAASSLGPYSGAQPSASALSYGGQPAAASSLNSYGAQGSSLASYGNQPSSYGAQAASSYGVRAAASYNTQGAASSLGSYGAQAASYGAQSAASSLAYGAQAASYNAQPSASYNAQSAPYAAQQAASYSSQPAAYVAQPAAAAAYASQPAAYAAQATTPMAGSYGAQPVVQTQLNSYGAQASMGLSGSYGAQSAAAATGSYGAAAAYGGQPSATLAAPYRTQSSASLAASYAAQQHPQAAASYRGQPGSAYDGAGQPSAAYLSMSQGAVANANSTPPPYERTRLSPPRASYDDPYKKAVAMSKRYGSDRRLAELSDYRRLSESQLSFRRSPTKSSLDYRRLPDAHSDYARYSGSYNDYLRAAQMHSGYQRRM, encoded by the exons ATGAAGATATTCGTGGGAAATGTCGATGGGGCGGATACGACGCCGGAGGAGCTGGCAGCCCTCTTCGCGCCCTACGGCACAGTCATGAGCTGCGCCGTCATGAAACAGTTTGCCTTCGTGCACATGCGCGAGAACGCGGGCGCGCTGCGCGCCATTGAGGCCCTCCATGGCCACGAGCTGCGGCCGGGGCGCGCGCTCGTGGTGGAGATGTCGCGCCCACGGCCTCTTAACACTTGGAAGATTTTCGTGGGCAATGTGTCGGCTGCATGCACGAGCCAGGAATTGCGCAGCCTCTTCGAGCGCCGCGGGCGCGTCATCGAGTGTGACGTGGTGAAAG ACTACGCGTTTGTTCACATGGAGAAGGAAGCAGATGCCAAAGCCGCCATCGCGCAGCTCAACGGCAAAGAAGTGAAGGGCAAGCGCATCAACGTGGAACTCTCAACCAAGGGTCAGAAGAAGGGGCCTGGCCTGGCTATCCAGTCTGGGGACAAGACCAAGAAACCAGGGGCTGGGGATACGGCATTCCCTGGAACTGGTGGCTTCTCTGCCACCTTCGACTACCAGCAGGCTTTTGGCAACAGCACTGGTGGCTTTGATGGGCAAGCCCGTCAGCCCACACCACCCTTCTTTGGTCGCGACCGCAGCCCCCTGCGCCGTTCACCTCCCCGAGCCTCTTACGTGGCTCCTCTGACGGCCCAGCCAGCCACCTACCGGGCCCAGCCCTCAGTGTCACTGGGAGCTGCCTACAGGGCCCAGCCTTCTGCCTCTTTGGGTGTCGGCTATCGGActcagcccatggcagcccaggcAGCCTCTTACCGCGCTCAGCCCTCTGTCTCCCTCGGGGCCCCATACAGGGGCCAGCTGGCCAGCCCTAGCTCCCAGTCTGCTGCAGCTTCGTCACTTGGCCCGTACAGTGGAGCCCAGCCCTCAGCCTCGGCCCTCTCCTATGGAGGTCAGCCAGCTGCGGCTTCCTCGCTCAACTCCTATGGGGCTCAGGGCTCCTCCCTGGCCTCCTATGGCAACCAGCCATCCTCTTACGGCGCGCAGGCTGCTTCTTCCTATGGGGTTCGTGCGGCTGCCTCCTATAACACCCAGGGAGCAGCTTCCTCCCTAGGCTCCTATGGGGCCCAGGCAGCCTCCTATGGGGCCCAGTCTGCAGCCTCTTCACTGGCTTATGGGGCCCAGGCAGCATCTTACAATGCCCAGCCCTCAGCCTCTTATAATGCCCAGTCTGCCCCATATGCCGCACAACAGGCCGCTTCCTACTCTTCCCAGCCTGCTGCCTACGTGGCACAgccagctgcagctgctgcctATGCCAGCCAGCCAGCTGCCTACGCTGCACAAGCCACTACCCCAATGGCTGGATCGTATGGGGCCCAGCCGGTTGTTCAGACCCAGCTGAATAGTTATGGGGCCCAAGCATCAATGGGCCTGTCAGGCTCCTATGGGGCTCAGTCTGCTGCTGCAGCCACTGGCTCCTACGGTGCTGCGGCTGCCTATGGGGGCCAGCCTTCTGCCACCCTGGCAGCTCCTTACCGCACTCAGTCGTCAGCCTCATTGGCTGCTTCCTATGCTGCCCAGCAGCATCCCCAGGCTGCTGCCTCCTACCGTGGCCAGCCGGGCAGTGCCTACGATGGGGCAGGTCAGCCGTCTGCAGCCTACCTGTCCATGTCCCAGGGGGCCGTTGCCAACGCCAACAGCACCCCGCCGCCCTATGAGCGTACCCGCCTCTCCCCACCCCGGGCCAGCTACGACGATCCCTACAAAAAGGCTGTCGCCATGTCGAAAAG GTATGGTTCCGACCGGCGTTTAGCCGAGCTCTCTGATTACCGCCGTTTATCAGAGTCGCAGCTTTCGTTCCGCCGCTCGCCGACAAAGTCCTCGCTGGATTACCGTCGCCTGCCCGATGCCCATTCTGATTACGCACGCTATTCGGGCTCCTATAATGATTACCTGCGGGCAGCTCAGATGCACTCTGGCTACCAGCGCCGCATGTAG